A genomic segment from Pseudomonadota bacterium encodes:
- a CDS encoding YicC family protein, which translates to MRSMTGFGIGSAPLGEGRLVVELKAVNHRFLEIRSRVPKELSAAEPQLEKLVRAALGRGHCTVVATYESSSGGSARLDTRALESYLAQLDAVAGRSGVPRRELLPLLASAPDLFVSPAFDAPDALTEAVEAAFGGALSRLMAMRDLEGRAMSEEISARLCGISGAVDDLARLAAGYASMIVARTRQRIAALLAGGDVALEAGRLEAEVALLADKADINEEITRLASHCDQMSKLLGSAEPVGRRLDFLIQEMGREANTIGAKAASAELTHAVVEFKAELEKIRELVQNVE; encoded by the coding sequence ATGCGCAGCATGACCGGCTTCGGCATAGGCAGCGCGCCCCTCGGCGAGGGCCGGCTCGTCGTCGAGCTCAAGGCCGTCAACCACAGGTTCCTCGAGATCCGCAGCCGGGTCCCCAAGGAGCTCTCCGCCGCGGAGCCGCAGCTCGAGAAGCTCGTCCGCGCCGCTCTCGGCAGGGGCCACTGCACCGTCGTCGCCACCTACGAGAGCTCGTCCGGCGGGAGCGCGCGCCTCGACACGCGGGCCCTCGAGTCGTACCTCGCCCAGCTCGACGCGGTCGCCGGGCGTTCCGGGGTCCCTCGAAGAGAGCTTCTGCCGTTGCTCGCGAGCGCGCCGGATCTGTTCGTCTCCCCGGCCTTCGACGCGCCGGACGCGCTCACGGAAGCCGTGGAGGCGGCGTTCGGCGGGGCGCTCTCGCGGCTCATGGCGATGCGGGACCTCGAGGGCCGCGCGATGTCCGAGGAGATTTCGGCCCGCCTGTGCGGGATCAGCGGCGCCGTCGACGATCTCGCGCGCCTCGCGGCGGGGTACGCCTCGATGATCGTCGCCAGGACGCGGCAGAGGATCGCGGCGCTCCTCGCCGGCGGCGACGTCGCGCTCGAGGCCGGCCGCCTCGAGGCCGAGGTCGCGCTCCTGGCGGACAAGGCCGACATCAACGAGGAGATCACGCGCCTCGCGAGCCACTGCGACCAGATGTCCAAGCTGCTCGGCTCCGCGGAGCCCGTCGGCCGACGCCTCGACTTCCTCATCCAGGAGATGGGCCGCGAGGCGAACACAATCGGCGCCAAGGCTGCCTCCGCGGAGCTCACGCACGCGGTGGTCGAATTCAAGGCCGAGCTCGAGAAGATCCGCGAGCTCGTGCAGAACGTGGAGTGA
- the gmk gene encoding guanylate kinase: protein MDARDPALLIVSSPSGAGKTTLCHRLLAEFSDTRFSVSHTTRRPRPNEVDGRDYHFVEAPVFEAMIRSDAFIEWAHVHGNRYGTAHAEIRAAAADRCDVVFDVDYQGAAQIKTKYPEAIGVFVLPPSLAELRRRLESRGTETKESLDRRFEAAIGEISHHAEFDYLLVNDDVDGAYDRLRAILLSQRIRHGRVRATAERLMSRAP, encoded by the coding sequence ATGGACGCCCGTGATCCGGCGCTGCTCATCGTCTCGTCACCGTCGGGCGCCGGAAAGACGACGCTGTGCCACAGGCTCCTCGCGGAGTTCTCGGACACGCGCTTCTCCGTGTCGCACACGACGCGGCGGCCGCGCCCCAACGAGGTCGACGGCCGCGACTACCACTTCGTCGAGGCCCCCGTGTTCGAGGCGATGATCCGGAGCGACGCGTTCATCGAGTGGGCGCACGTCCACGGCAACCGGTACGGCACCGCCCACGCCGAGATCCGCGCGGCGGCGGCGGACAGGTGCGATGTCGTGTTCGACGTCGACTACCAGGGCGCGGCGCAGATCAAGACGAAGTACCCCGAGGCGATCGGGGTGTTCGTGCTCCCGCCCTCCCTCGCCGAGCTGCGGCGAAGGCTCGAGTCGCGGGGGACCGAGACCAAGGAGTCGCTCGACAGGCGGTTCGAGGCCGCGATCGGCGAGATCTCCCATCACGCGGAGTTCGACTACCTGCTGGTCAACGACGACGTGGACGGCGCGTACGATCGGCTGCGCGCCATCCTGCTGTCCCAGCGGATCCGCCACGGGCGGGTGCGCGCAACGGCCGAGCGGCTCATGTCCCGCGCCCCTTGA